ACTATTCTGCACGATATATATTACTCATATATTCCTAACAACAATGATACTTTAATAATGCAAGGGCTAGTCCAACcatgttgttttgtttctcATTCAACTGATTCCATGTCTTCTGATGGTCTCTCTGCGCATATCCTCTCTCTTGCTAGCTTTGCCTGAAATATACATATTTAAGTTATCAGAATGTTCTCTACACAAAGATAGTTTAATACTAAAAAAATAATAGTCATGCTATCACAATACACAAAACTATAGAAGAGTTATACCAAAGGAAAATTCTATTATGAAACACTTCATTTTATGGAGACACTAGATTGTGTGTACAAAAATAAGTcaataaaaaatttgacctCAAAATGTAATGAGGACCACTGAATTTTagaaatttgaatttaaattatgaaaatTTTGAGCTTTATATAATAGACTACTACAAATCTTTTATAACAAAATGTACAAAATTGTTTTCAATCTACAAAACAAGGATGGGATTGAGGGCCCACCAACAGGAATAGACAATTAGATCAAGGGTCGAGAAACAAGGGAAGGCATGCATTTTGGTTTTTCATAATTATGCTAGCTGAGTCTTTTATTTGTTGGTGTTGATTCAACAATGAGACAACGATGATGCCTCGAAGGATTATCCACAGACTGTGCTAGATTGTTTGTTTCTCAAATGGGGTGGAGTGTTACTACCAGGCGTTGATAGGTTTTGGCATTGGACCCTTCCCCGATTACACATGAAAACCAGGGTCAATCaggataaaaataataaagcaTATATTCAGCTCGATTCCGGATTCAGAATGCatgtaatgacccgatttttcggagtcAAATAAATTGAATTCTTAGAAGTTATTagagtttgtaaaatttattaaacgacatttgtttgttttgcgACTTGTGAATCGAAagcggaaacgttatcggaacttttaattagaaaaaagttacGTAAtccgcgacgtgagaatcgacttttactatGTCACTCGTTtatgaaaacttccttcaagaatgttgtagagctcgtcgatacgagttcgtggacacgtcacgcgttctaatcggacgtcgtacgtgaaagttatttacggcggaagttagtttccgattttggaagtgggtataaaaaggaaagtTTTAGAATAAGggtttccatttacggaaaccctttctctctcttcacccgcctccctcttccctctctccccgatttctctctctctctctccctcagaaAATTCACCGCCGGCGATCTCCTCCCCTGGGCCGCCGGCCTCTAGAGCATCGCACGGCCCTCCGTAGTCGACCCCGAGCTCGACACGCCATCCCACGCCGCATCAGAGCTCAACTAGCAACACAAAGAATCAGCAGAAACCGCCTCCGTCCAAGGTGCTCCTCCGGCGACTCTCCGGTGCATCTAAAGCACAAATTAGGTAAGGGTGTGATTGAATTGTTTGGTTGTGATGTTTGTGGTTATTTTTTGTGGtgatttggtggaggaggaggaagaaagaaagagttttgggacggcggtggcgtgctacgcgccggttttggagTCGGCACGTGGGTCCCACGCGTTGTCCCTGTGGGcagcgcgtgagcgccacgcgcggcgaTGCGTGAATAGTGATTttgaaacagtaattttgtaaattttatttttacgtatggtgaatgtaaaacgtaatttacgtacagtaaatgtgaatttattttacgtacggtaaatgtaaatgtaaattatgtatagtaattgtaaaagtaattttctaaagggtaaatcagtaattattatttattgagTCAGTATATACGATTTAAATAGTGCATggacgtacagaaatacgtaaatactaTGCACtcatacataaatacgtaaatacTATGCACGcgtacatgaatagtaaatacatgaacaataatttcgtaaaaacaagaaattgctggacagtaaaatattattactgtttcggcatttaaggttttacgtgacgattctaaattcacttcttatctattctaggtgatcgatacatcaagtaaatgattcaCATTCGAaatcgtggaaattacgctcaggattataaggtgagtaaaatctcatagtgacgaatctacccttgcgaagattcataattacgcttaattaaaaagaatgaactataatatgtataagatatagtggattgtgtatgtgtataattggtaaaataggtacatgtatatagtttgctatattatatactgtcataaatTCCGTTTGCGAATGAGTTCATTTTAGCGTTGAtgattatttatttgagcatgtcgatttgatttgtacaatatcatgtgattattgtttgtacgtggttttaacttgagttgttaaaacgtttttctttttgtggtctgtggacctgtcttcggacgtgtttttttttgtcttcggaccagtcttcggacgtattggcatgtcagaacctagTCTTGGTCGGGCAAaaattacgatacagttagagctctagtctgtctgccagtgtactgcatgagaggtaacatatgggttatcggcttatgagtacccatatttttgatattgggtagcaagtggttgcccaatgtcggcggcgtactatcatgaggggtaacagaggtgtaccagcgctcatgagtactcgtattataaatgcatttgggtaaacagaggggttgcccaacttctcatgagcacatatattttcatattattagacaaccagatgggccgtctaatgactcatgagtgcatttatgattgatgctttgtggattttcttatatatttttatgcgagttatattattgttttactcatacgagctgcaaagcttaccgagtttgtgtttacaattccggtgcacctattcgatggtgtaggggataattccgcaggtgtggattagcggaaatcgacggacaactctgaagacttaaagttgttttattctatcttgtggtgaggatttgagatgatttttacatttccatttgatataatgttgaattataaatttggtttgtaataatcattttgactaagttgtactatgaactcagtaatgatccgctgtaacattaaaatgatttcgatttattgagattgttttagagtttttatgACTTCggaatttgagtttcatactcaaaattttggggtcgtgacaatgCAGATATATGATTTGAGTCACAGCTTTTTGTTATTAACAAGGAGtatgtaatatatatgtacctaatgTAAAATGATTTAGATAGATaggataaaaaataaataaactaaaatGAAAGTGAGTAATGAACCTGTTTATCCCAATTTGTGAAATAGGTGATGCAAGCCAGAAGAGTTGATTGCACAGCAGAGCCAACTACTATTCCAATCCAAAGGCCTTTACCCCTCAAGTGCATAGGAAAGCCAAGTACTAAAGCCAGAGGGAGTCCAACTAAATAAAATGCTCCAAGATTGACATAGGCCCCCATATGCTGCCATCCACTTCCTCTTGCAACCCCTTCATATACATAAGTTCTTAGGGTGAGATGATATTCCTGTAAATTAGAAAACATGCCTTCACGTACGTAGCTAGGCTCGTACCTGAAAGCACTCCTTGTAAGCTATCCATAAAAACTGAGAGGCAAATCAAAGGTGCCATCACTGCAACATAGTCCACTACCTGCTTCTCGTTGCTAAAAGCACGTCCCAAAATAGAACGACAGCAAAAGAGAGTTGTGCTTACAATAAGCGCCTCCGTGACTGAGAGAAATATTGCAGCCTGAACAGCTACTCGAGCTGCTTGTGGATTACCAGCtcctaattcatttgatactcGAGTACTGTAAAAGGATTTATGTTTTAGCTTCCATTGATTTGAGTATGTTGCAGACACCTAAGGTGGTGGCTTGATAACACTATCCtaataaaattacaaatttcactaaaacaaaaataagaaaatatttagAACATACCTTGCGGCAGCTCCAAATCCATATGATAAATTGAAGTGCAAGGTAGAGATTGTAAGGCTGTACAATCACAAAGAGGCAAAGGAGAGTTATAGTATAACAATATGACTAATAtctaagaaatatatatatatatatatataattttagataCATAATGAAAGCATACCATATGGAAAGCACTGAAGCCTCTAGCTTAGGATTTGATAGAAGGCCGGATAGCAAAACAAGCAGCTCGCACGACCACCATTTCAGACTGCGATTTTATCAACGAAACAAATTAAGATAAGTGAGTGAGAAAAGATATGAAACTTGTAATATGGTAAAAATGAGAGAAACGTACTAACCAAACCATCACAGCAGACGGGGTAGCCAACCGAAAGAACTCtccaacatgaaaaatagaatcTTTTGAAATTGTAATACGGGATTTCTTGAAGGCTGAGGAAAAAATGGCATAGGAACCCAGCATTACCACATATAACCAAGTGGACAAGCTAAAGGCTATCGCTGAACCATTGCTTCCAGATCCCAGCTTATATACAAGAGCCCATGATGCACATATATGGAAGAGTAGAATGACAAAAGAGGATAGGAGCATGGGGAAAATGAGACTCTGAGACTGGAAGTAGCGAGTTAGTGGTTTGAGAATTGAAGCACCAAATAGTGCAGGAATGAGCCACATCGAATATTTTCGTGCCTCAAGGGATATCAATGGATCTTGGCCTACTAGAGGCAACAATTTATCCATGAATATCCACAGAACACATACTGGAGGACAAACCAAGATAAGGGACATTATAGCAGTACAAGTATAGGTTCCAAGTTTTTGGTATTGCTCTGCTCCAAATGCTTGCCCACATAAGGTTTCCAATCCACCTGCCATTCCTGACTGCTCTCcaaatacaattatatatatacaaattagAACTAACTCGTCACagcttaattatatattagagGGTGTCAATATATATCTTATTTCAataatgaaaaacaaatatatcTATTTCCACCAGTTTTTCCGACTCGACGATTGATCAGATCGATCCCATTTTACTAATTTAGCTGGTTAACCAAAATTTCGAAACAGCATACACATGAAAAGAAGAACTgaatggaaaagaaaagaagtgcAAATTAATATAGTGATCAAATTCTACCATCCCGACCCCTAGCCTTAACTATATGAGATGAATGAGTTCATTAGTATCGATTACATATGTATGCATGGATGAATCAAAATTAAGGAAAAACACAGAACTCACAAGAAGGCTGAATCCAGTGACATTGGTGAGAGAAATGGCAATTGCAACGCTGGAGAGTGAGAGCTGATCAAGATGTCCAACAATAACCATCGAAACTAGTTGCTGAAGATATTGCAATACCGTGACTGCGATCATTGGTGCAGCTATAAATCCCTCCTTCTTCAGCTCTCTCACAAATTTAGTCATCCATTTATGCTCTTCATCAACACTCTCTCCCATTGCTAGTTTCTGCTGCATTGTGTTTGAACACCTCATGTGGTTTCGAAACTGCAACGATACTACGGTACAAAACTTCAGAGCAAAACTAGAAGGAGAAGGCAAATTTCCAAGCGAAAACATACAATTCGACAACTATGAACTACGAATTATGAAAGATTAATTACAGCGTAAATTTCAAAACAGG
This is a stretch of genomic DNA from Argentina anserina chromosome 4, drPotAnse1.1, whole genome shotgun sequence. It encodes these proteins:
- the LOC126792464 gene encoding protein DETOXIFICATION 8-like gives rise to the protein MQQKLAMGESVDEEHKWMTKFVRELKKEGFIAAPMIAVTVLQYLQQLVSMVIVGHLDQLSLSSVAIAISLTNVTGFSLLSGMAGGLETLCGQAFGAEQYQKLGTYTCTAIMSLILVCPPVCVLWIFMDKLLPLVGQDPLISLEARKYSMWLIPALFGASILKPLTRYFQSQSLIFPMLLSSFVILLFHICASWALVYKLGSGSNGSAIAFSLSTWLYVVMLGSYAIFSSAFKKSRITISKDSIFHVGEFFRLATPSAVMVCLKWWSCELLVLLSGLLSNPKLEASVLSICLTISTLHFNLSYGFGAAASTRVSNELGAGNPQAARVAVQAAIFLSVTEALIVSTTLFCCRSILGRAFSNEKQVVDYVAVMAPLICLSVFMDSLQGVLSGVARGSGWQHMGAYVNLGAFYLVGLPLALVLGFPMHLRGKGLWIGIVVGSAVQSTLLACITYFTNWDKQAKLARERICAERPSEDMESVE